One window of the Mycobacterium xenopi genome contains the following:
- a CDS encoding SDR family NAD(P)-dependent oxidoreductase, producing MAVQLSEARVLITGGTSGIGRAVAVSLASHGAVVAVSGRNAERGQQVVGEIESTGGKAEFLSSDLHDAESARLLAAEAVTRLGHIDVLVNNAGVYPFGPTESMTEEDFTAVFNLNVRVPFFLVAELAPKMAERGNGVIVNVTTMVAEYGNVGTSLYGASKAAVVSLTKTWAAEYGPRGIRVNAVSPGPTFTEGTAAMGEGLRRLVGPAPAGRPAQAEEIANSIVFLASDQASYIHGVTLAVDGGRTAV from the coding sequence ATGGCTGTCCAACTGTCCGAGGCACGCGTTCTCATCACCGGCGGAACTAGCGGAATCGGGCGGGCTGTTGCCGTCTCTCTGGCTAGTCACGGTGCCGTAGTGGCAGTGTCAGGCCGGAACGCGGAGCGTGGGCAACAGGTAGTAGGAGAGATCGAGTCCACGGGCGGCAAGGCCGAGTTTCTCAGCAGTGACCTGCACGACGCCGAATCCGCGAGGCTGCTCGCTGCTGAGGCTGTTACACGGCTCGGCCATATCGACGTGCTGGTGAACAACGCCGGCGTCTATCCGTTCGGACCAACCGAATCGATGACCGAAGAAGATTTCACCGCGGTGTTCAATCTCAACGTTCGCGTTCCGTTCTTCTTGGTAGCCGAACTAGCCCCCAAGATGGCCGAACGCGGCAATGGCGTGATCGTCAATGTCACTACGATGGTCGCCGAGTACGGAAACGTCGGAACCAGTCTGTACGGCGCCAGCAAAGCTGCGGTCGTATCCCTCACCAAAACGTGGGCAGCCGAGTACGGACCGCGGGGCATACGGGTCAACGCGGTCAGTCCAGGACCGACATTCACCGAAGGCACCGCAGCTATGGGTGAGGGGCTTCGCAGGCTGGTTGGCCCTGCTCCCGCGGGCCGTCCCGCGCAGGCTGAAGAAATCGCCAACTCGATTGTGTTCTTGGCGAGCGACCAAGCCAGCTACATCCACGGGGTCACCCTCGCTGTAGATGGCGGCCGCACCGCCGTCTGA
- a CDS encoding ArsR/SmtB family transcription factor, with amino-acid sequence MLSTSPERTNSQNSISIDVNEALKALDNPTRLTILSWLKDPRKNFPEQDIDPQEVGVCVSIIQKHVGLSQSTVSSYMAVLQRAQLVTSRRIGPWTYYKRHEKNIESLLEALNALI; translated from the coding sequence ATGCTGAGCACTTCACCTGAACGTACTAATTCCCAGAATTCAATAAGTATTGATGTCAACGAGGCATTGAAAGCCCTCGATAACCCTACCCGATTAACGATACTCAGTTGGCTCAAGGATCCGCGAAAAAATTTTCCCGAACAGGATATCGATCCACAAGAAGTCGGCGTGTGCGTGAGTATCATTCAAAAGCATGTCGGCTTATCACAGTCGACAGTGTCGTCATATATGGCAGTTCTGCAACGCGCGCAATTGGTAACCTCCCGACGGATCGGGCCCTGGACGTACTACAAAAGGCACGAAAAGAATATTGAGTCGCTGCTGGAAGCCTTGAATGCGCTGATTTAA
- a CDS encoding HD domain-containing protein, which produces MSGVLTQRARREAEARLAGLPRLAHVRGVAAAAERLSRRFDADTADCLVAAAWLHDIGYAPSVRQTEFHPLDGAKFARWAGFGELVASLVAFHTGALAEAAERGVSGLSAFGDPPSDVLDALTFCDLTTGPDGLPIPPQDRLSDVLARYGPEDPVHRAVDAGRDELLATVGRVRAWK; this is translated from the coding sequence GTGAGCGGGGTTCTGACGCAGCGTGCACGGCGAGAGGCGGAGGCACGGCTGGCTGGGTTGCCGCGGTTGGCGCATGTGCGGGGTGTCGCGGCGGCTGCCGAGCGGTTGAGTCGACGTTTCGATGCGGACACAGCGGACTGCTTGGTGGCGGCGGCGTGGCTGCACGATATCGGCTACGCACCGTCGGTGCGCCAAACCGAGTTTCATCCTCTCGACGGCGCGAAGTTTGCCCGGTGGGCGGGTTTTGGGGAATTGGTCGCGTCGTTGGTGGCGTTTCACACCGGTGCGCTCGCGGAGGCTGCTGAGCGAGGCGTGTCGGGTTTATCGGCGTTCGGCGATCCACCCAGCGATGTTCTGGATGCGTTGACCTTTTGCGATCTCACGACCGGACCTGACGGGTTACCGATACCTCCGCAGGATCGCCTGAGCGACGTGTTAGCGCGCTACGGGCCCGAGGATCCGGTGCACCGGGCGGTCGACGCAGGTCGCGACGAGTTGCTGGCGACAGTAGGACGGGTACGCGCCTGGAAGTAG
- a CDS encoding bifunctional alpha/beta hydrolase/OsmC family protein gives MSNSERVTFAGSSGSLSGRLETPEQPPTTWAVFAHCFTCGKDNSAAARISRALTGSGIGVLRFDFTGLGDSEGDFAATGFSSNVDDLVCAADFMRASHGAPTMLIGHSLGGAAVLAAASRINDVNAIAVIGTPADPGHVAGLLRQSRDDIAAGEATISIAGREFRLQRQFLDDIAAQPQRERIRAADAALLVLHSPTDQVVSVDNAREIFDIARHPKSFVALDGADHLLSCRDDAEYAATVIAAWAGRYLKHHASTALTRSGPPPSDDGVVRVAERGDAGSLTQDITVGSHRLVADEPRPISDDMGPTPYDLLLAALGACTSMTIRMYAERKRWPLESVVVDARHSRVHAQDCAELDKTKGFIDRIERHIMLQGPLSAIQRDRLMEIASRCPVHRTLRSEVDIRTTGRLRDSNHSQLSPASSIIGDR, from the coding sequence ATGAGCAATTCAGAACGCGTGACGTTCGCTGGCAGTAGCGGTTCGCTGTCTGGGCGGCTGGAGACTCCAGAACAGCCGCCCACGACGTGGGCGGTATTCGCGCACTGCTTTACCTGTGGAAAAGACAACTCGGCTGCGGCGCGAATCTCTCGTGCCCTCACCGGCAGTGGTATCGGCGTCCTACGCTTCGACTTCACGGGGTTGGGGGACTCCGAGGGCGACTTCGCCGCGACAGGATTCAGTTCCAATGTCGATGACTTGGTGTGTGCAGCCGACTTCATGCGAGCGAGCCACGGTGCGCCAACGATGCTGATTGGGCACTCCCTCGGTGGGGCTGCGGTGCTTGCGGCGGCGTCGCGAATCAATGATGTCAATGCCATTGCCGTTATTGGTACACCGGCAGATCCCGGTCACGTAGCGGGCCTGCTGCGCCAGTCACGCGACGACATCGCGGCAGGTGAGGCGACTATATCTATCGCCGGTCGCGAGTTCCGTCTGCAGCGGCAGTTCCTCGACGACATCGCAGCACAGCCCCAGCGGGAACGTATCCGAGCGGCCGACGCTGCACTCCTAGTGTTGCACTCGCCGACCGACCAGGTGGTCTCAGTCGACAATGCCCGAGAGATCTTCGACATCGCGCGGCACCCTAAATCCTTTGTCGCACTTGACGGCGCTGATCATCTGCTCAGCTGCCGCGACGACGCCGAGTACGCCGCTACTGTGATAGCTGCCTGGGCTGGCCGTTACCTGAAGCACCATGCGAGCACAGCTCTGACTCGCAGCGGCCCTCCGCCTAGTGACGACGGTGTCGTACGGGTCGCAGAGCGGGGTGATGCGGGAAGTCTCACCCAGGACATCACGGTCGGCTCGCACCGCCTTGTTGCGGATGAACCTCGTCCGATCAGCGACGACATGGGCCCCACCCCGTACGACCTATTGCTCGCCGCGTTGGGAGCCTGTACGTCGATGACGATCAGGATGTACGCCGAACGCAAACGATGGCCACTGGAAAGCGTGGTTGTCGATGCCCGCCATTCCCGTGTCCACGCGCAGGACTGTGCCGAGCTCGACAAAACGAAAGGGTTCATCGATCGCATTGAACGCCACATTATGTTGCAGGGACCACTGAGCGCCATCCAACGCGACAGGCTCATGGAGATCGCCAGCAGGTGTCCAGTGCACCGCACTCTCCGCTCCGAAGTGGACATTCGCACCACCGGGCGACTCCGTGACAGTAATCATTCCCAGCTTTCACCAGCATCCTCGATCATCGGCGACCGCTGA
- a CDS encoding NUDIX hydrolase: protein MRTDYYNDPNAPQPNSVVPSASAIVTDEQGRILLIKRRDNTLWALPGGGHDIGETIADTAVREVKEETGLDVEVTGLVGVYTNPQHVVAFSDGEVRQQFSLSFTTKVLGGTLAIDDESTEIAWTHPDDMTGLDMHPSMRLRIDHYLQHRDAPYLG from the coding sequence ATGCGCACCGACTACTACAACGACCCCAACGCCCCGCAGCCCAACAGTGTCGTCCCCTCGGCTTCGGCCATCGTCACTGACGAACAGGGACGCATCCTGCTCATCAAACGCCGCGACAACACCCTGTGGGCGCTACCCGGCGGTGGACACGACATCGGCGAAACCATCGCCGATACCGCGGTACGCGAGGTCAAAGAAGAAACCGGGCTTGACGTCGAAGTCACCGGACTGGTCGGTGTCTACACCAACCCGCAGCACGTGGTCGCGTTCTCCGATGGTGAAGTCCGCCAACAGTTCTCGCTGTCCTTCACCACCAAGGTGCTCGGCGGAACCCTGGCGATCGACGATGAAAGCACCGAAATCGCCTGGACCCATCCCGACGACATGACCGGCCTGGACATGCACCCATCGATGCGGCTGCGCATCGACCACTACCTGCAACACCGCGACGCTCCCTACCTCGGCTGA
- a CDS encoding LLM class F420-dependent oxidoreductase has protein sequence MRYINMSSRRNLPIRVGVQLWPGDTPDYRTWRDAVITAEQLGVDAIFGYDHFHKPATAPTSDGLPELLPVQPDVNNFEGWTSLASWGEITSRAEIGLLVTGVGYRNPDLLADMARTVDHISDGRLILGIGSGWYEKDYVVYGYEYGTVKSRMDLFERSLKRISERLDKLIPAPTRSIPILIGGMGVRRTLPLVARYADIWHTFASPAEYRRKNALLGELAQVVGRDESAIERAVHWTGRADADAFASMGVTFFTTEIHPDADGFDFRELKDMIHWRDTYS, from the coding sequence ATGAGGTATATCAATATGTCTAGCCGTCGGAACCTGCCTATTCGCGTCGGTGTGCAGCTGTGGCCAGGAGACACCCCTGACTACCGCACCTGGCGCGACGCAGTGATCACCGCTGAACAACTCGGCGTAGACGCAATCTTCGGCTACGACCATTTCCATAAACCCGCAACCGCCCCGACCTCCGACGGGTTGCCCGAGCTCCTACCCGTGCAGCCCGACGTCAATAATTTCGAAGGCTGGACGTCGCTGGCCTCATGGGGCGAGATCACCTCACGCGCCGAGATCGGCTTGCTCGTAACTGGTGTCGGTTACCGCAATCCGGATCTTCTCGCTGACATGGCCCGCACAGTCGATCACATCAGCGATGGCCGCCTGATTCTGGGGATTGGATCCGGTTGGTATGAAAAGGATTACGTCGTTTACGGTTATGAGTACGGTACCGTCAAGTCACGGATGGACCTATTCGAGCGCAGCCTGAAACGCATAAGCGAGCGGCTCGACAAACTGATACCGGCTCCGACACGCAGCATCCCGATTCTCATCGGCGGCATGGGGGTGCGCCGCACGCTGCCTTTGGTGGCACGGTACGCCGACATCTGGCATACGTTCGCCAGCCCCGCCGAGTACCGGCGTAAGAATGCACTGCTTGGCGAGTTGGCACAGGTAGTAGGGCGCGATGAGTCGGCGATTGAACGCGCAGTGCACTGGACAGGCCGCGCCGACGCCGACGCATTTGCGAGTATGGGGGTAACGTTCTTTACCACTGAAATCCACCCGGATGCAGACGGATTCGACTTTCGCGAACTCAAAGATATGATCCACTGGCGCGATACATACAGCTAG
- a CDS encoding zf-HC2 domain-containing protein → MNPLDCNELVEIVTAYLDGSLDLETRARFDEHLLECDGCDNYLQQFRVTISTVGRIRESELAPEFRAQLLEAFKDWR, encoded by the coding sequence GTGAACCCACTCGATTGCAACGAGCTCGTCGAAATTGTCACTGCCTATCTGGACGGCTCACTCGACCTCGAAACGCGGGCGCGCTTCGACGAGCACCTGCTCGAATGCGACGGATGCGATAACTACCTGCAGCAGTTTCGGGTCACTATCAGCACGGTCGGCCGGATCCGTGAAAGCGAGTTGGCACCGGAATTCCGCGCGCAACTACTTGAGGCTTTCAAGGATTGGCGGTGA
- a CDS encoding alkene reductase, with translation MKDSVLFTATKLGPYEVKNRIVLPPLTRSRSSQPGNVPNELMADYYTQRSGAGFMVTEGTQIEPRGQGYAWTPGIHNLEQVAGWRKVTDAVHTAGGVIFNQLWHVGRVSHTSLQPDAGAPVAPSAITADAVKVFVETGPGAGALAPPSPPRALTTGEVKDVVQLYADAARNALDAGFDGVEIHSANGYLVNQFMSTHTNHRNDEYGGSLQNRLRFLREVVEAVAGVVGKDRLGVRFSPLFTTTGEDRVYLGLVEDDPHETYIEAVKILEEVGIAYVSLAEADWDNAPEMPESFRVAVRENFSGTILLAGKYTAERAVRAIEAGWADLIAFGRPFIANPDLPERIANDWPLNTPDPSTMYGGTEKGYTDYPTYRS, from the coding sequence GACTCAGTGCTGTTCACCGCTACCAAGCTCGGCCCCTATGAGGTCAAGAATCGCATCGTTCTTCCCCCGTTGACCCGTTCGCGCAGTTCGCAGCCCGGCAACGTACCCAACGAACTCATGGCGGATTACTACACGCAGCGCAGTGGCGCCGGGTTCATGGTGACCGAAGGTACGCAGATCGAACCGCGCGGGCAGGGCTACGCCTGGACACCCGGGATCCACAACCTTGAACAGGTTGCGGGTTGGCGCAAAGTCACCGATGCGGTTCACACCGCCGGTGGGGTGATCTTCAACCAGCTCTGGCATGTGGGACGGGTGTCGCACACCTCGTTGCAGCCCGACGCCGGCGCACCGGTCGCCCCGTCGGCCATCACCGCGGACGCCGTGAAGGTTTTCGTGGAAACGGGCCCGGGAGCCGGAGCGCTGGCGCCGCCGTCGCCGCCGCGGGCTCTGACGACCGGCGAGGTCAAAGACGTCGTGCAGCTCTACGCCGACGCCGCGCGCAATGCTCTCGACGCCGGATTCGACGGGGTGGAAATCCACTCAGCCAACGGGTACTTGGTCAACCAGTTCATGTCCACCCATACCAACCACCGCAACGACGAATACGGCGGTTCCCTGCAGAATCGCCTCCGGTTCCTGCGCGAGGTGGTCGAGGCAGTTGCCGGCGTCGTCGGTAAAGACCGTCTGGGTGTGCGGTTTTCGCCATTGTTCACCACTACTGGCGAAGACCGTGTCTACCTTGGCCTGGTTGAAGATGACCCCCATGAGACCTACATCGAGGCGGTAAAGATCCTCGAAGAGGTTGGCATCGCATATGTGTCGTTGGCTGAGGCCGACTGGGACAACGCTCCCGAAATGCCGGAAAGCTTCCGTGTCGCAGTGCGCGAAAACTTCAGCGGAACCATCCTACTGGCGGGCAAGTACACCGCCGAACGCGCAGTCCGTGCCATTGAGGCTGGCTGGGCCGACTTGATCGCCTTCGGCCGACCGTTCATCGCCAACCCAGACCTGCCCGAACGGATCGCCAACGACTGGCCGCTCAACACCCCGGACCCGAGCACCATGTACGGCGGCACCGAGAAAGGCTACACCGATTACCCCACCTACCGTAGCTAG
- a CDS encoding HAD-IIA family hydrolase — protein MTPTPVVFSDLDGTLYVGDELVPGAPEAVTRLRNMGCTLRFLTNTDTVPPQTLQETLRERGFDVRVGEVFTPVSAALQLFEATRGRINVLPVVSSALLPTFAPYRHAGGAITHVVVGNTHDTLTHQLLDLAFRALERGATLIALQRGKYRKRPDGNHIDTGAITAALEHATGVTSKLLGKPSPEFLRSAAASVPVKPNALWLIGDQPANDIAMGNAVGAHTIQVRTGMYADQIDLTQTHPAETTLDSIVDMPAWLTRNEHQH, from the coding sequence ATGACGCCAACGCCTGTCGTATTCAGCGACCTGGACGGTACGCTATACGTTGGTGACGAGCTCGTTCCCGGCGCGCCTGAGGCTGTGACAAGACTCCGAAACATGGGTTGCACGCTCCGTTTTCTCACCAACACCGATACTGTGCCACCACAGACCCTCCAAGAAACACTGCGCGAGCGCGGATTCGACGTTCGTGTCGGCGAAGTTTTCACCCCCGTATCCGCTGCCCTGCAACTCTTTGAAGCAACGCGCGGCCGGATCAACGTATTGCCGGTGGTGTCAAGCGCCTTGCTTCCGACATTTGCCCCCTACCGCCACGCCGGCGGTGCGATCACCCATGTCGTCGTCGGCAACACTCACGACACGCTAACGCATCAGCTACTCGACTTGGCGTTTCGCGCTCTCGAGCGCGGTGCGACCCTTATAGCACTCCAAAGAGGGAAGTATCGAAAACGCCCCGACGGCAACCATATCGACACCGGTGCGATCACGGCAGCGCTTGAGCACGCCACCGGCGTCACCAGCAAACTCCTCGGCAAACCATCACCAGAATTTCTGCGATCCGCCGCAGCGAGCGTGCCCGTCAAGCCGAACGCACTCTGGCTGATCGGCGACCAACCCGCCAACGATATTGCCATGGGAAACGCGGTAGGCGCACACACAATCCAGGTACGCACCGGCATGTATGCCGACCAAATCGACCTTACCCAGACACATCCCGCAGAAACCACTCTGGACTCCATCGTTGACATGCCCGCTTGGCTAACGCGCAACGAGCACCAGCACTGA
- a CDS encoding RNA polymerase sigma factor, with protein sequence MTAATVSEDEGALVAALRAGDHRAFARLVDRHTPAMLRVARGYVPSEQHAEDVVQETWIALLKGLDRFEGRSSLRTWLFTVLVNIAKTRGLKERRHVDTQIKAFTGGTVDPERFRAAGDELPGHWKAEETPTPFPDTPEGSALSRELTDVAKRNLDTLPERQRIVVTMRDMLGLDSDEVCALLEISAANQRVLLHRGRAVIREALENYLKDAS encoded by the coding sequence ATGACCGCAGCCACGGTTTCGGAAGACGAGGGCGCTTTGGTCGCTGCACTTCGCGCCGGCGACCATCGAGCTTTTGCTCGGTTGGTCGATCGTCACACTCCGGCGATGCTGCGGGTGGCACGTGGCTACGTGCCGAGTGAGCAGCATGCCGAGGACGTCGTGCAGGAGACGTGGATCGCGCTCCTCAAGGGCTTGGACAGATTCGAGGGACGGTCGTCCCTACGTACTTGGCTTTTTACGGTTCTTGTCAATATCGCCAAGACTAGAGGGCTCAAGGAACGCAGGCACGTCGACACTCAGATCAAAGCGTTCACCGGCGGCACAGTTGACCCCGAGCGGTTCCGTGCTGCTGGCGACGAGCTACCCGGGCACTGGAAGGCGGAGGAGACACCGACTCCTTTCCCGGACACCCCTGAGGGCTCGGCTCTCAGCAGAGAACTCACCGACGTCGCCAAGCGCAATCTCGATACCTTGCCTGAGCGTCAGCGCATTGTCGTGACGATGCGCGACATGCTCGGTCTCGATTCCGATGAGGTCTGTGCACTACTCGAGATCAGCGCTGCGAACCAGCGGGTATTGCTTCATCGTGGCCGTGCGGTCATTCGAGAGGCTCTCGAAAATTACCTGAAAGATGCGTCGTGA